Proteins from a genomic interval of Dendropsophus ebraccatus isolate aDenEbr1 chromosome 6, aDenEbr1.pat, whole genome shotgun sequence:
- the LOC138795330 gene encoding olfactory receptor 2B6-like, with amino-acid sequence METRNTTTTFTEFILLGFTMNPKINAVLFLFFFIIYLVTFTGNSLILYTVIFNPKLHKPMYFFLCVLSILDLCYSTTALPRLLADLVSTERTISHSACVLQIYIILVVEGSECQLLVVMAFDRYVAICHPLHYPILMHWGNCCKLVALAFFLSFMLCTVPSLVSPITLCYNQINHFMCEMLAFIKLSCKSISSSELQIFSISFITLLLPLLLILLSYARILASILKIRSAGRSKAFSTCTSHLAVVALYFGTVMLMYFDPSSMYSTDQEKYSSIFYIIVSPMLNPLIYSLSNREVKDTVKKVIVKISH; translated from the coding sequence ATGGAGACCAggaacaccaccaccaccttcacaGAATTTATTCTGCTCGGCTTCACCATGAACCCAAAGATAAATGCTGTGCTATTCCTCTTTTTCTTTATCATCTACCTGGTGACATTCACTGGAAACAGCCTCATCTTATACACGGTTATCTTCAACCCCAAGTTACATAAGCCCATGTACTTTTTTCTTTGTGTGTTATCCATTCTTGACTTGTGTTATTCCACAACGGCTTTGCCCCGGTTATTGGCTGATCTTGTCTCTACTGAAAGGACCATCTCACATTCGGCTTGTGTCCTTCAGATCTATATCATCCTTGTGGTGGAAGGGTCGGAGTGTCAGCTTCTTGTTGTGATGGCTTTCGATCGATACGTTGCCATCTGCCACCCTCTCCACTACCCCATCCTCATGCATTGGGGTAATTGTTGTAAGCTGGTGGCTCTAGCGTTCTTCTTAAGCTTTATGCTTTGTACGGTCCCTTCTCTTGTCTCTCCCATTACTCTATGTTATAATCAAATCAACCATTTCATGTGTGAGATGTTGGCTTTCATAAAACTGTCGTGTAAGAGCATCTCGTCCAGTGAACTCCAGAtattttccatcagttttatcactcttctccttcctctcctgcTGATCTTACTGTCCTATGCTCGTATCCTAGCCTCTATACTAAAGATTCGCTCTGCGGGAAGGTCTAAGGCTTTTTCCACCTGTACGTCCCATCTAGCGGTGGTGGCTTTGTACTTTGGGACAGTCATGTTGATGTATTTCGACCCCTCATCCATGTACTCTACAGATCAGGAGAAGTACAGCTCcatattttatattattgtgTCTCCGATGTTGAACCCTCTCATCTACAGTCTCAGTAATCGGGAAGTTAAAGACACAGTCAAGAAAGTTATAGTAAAAATCTCTCATTAA
- the LOC138795328 gene encoding olfactory receptor 5AR1-like — MKAKNETVITELILVGFTTDPKINAVLFILFFLIYIVTFTGNSLIIILIIINAQLHKPMYFFLCVLSVLDLCCSTTALPKLLANLVSSEPVISGLSCALQIYIVLLVEGSEYQLLAVMAYDRYVAICRPLHYPILMRWGTCYKLVALVFFISFSLCTVPSLLSPIIICSNHLNHFMCEMLAVLKLSCESISSSELQIFSISFIILLLPLVLILLSYARIIVSILKIRSAGRSKAFSTCTSHLAVVALSFGSAMLMYFGPSSMYSTDQGKYSSIFYIIVSPMLNPLIYSLSNREVKDTLKKVLTKLNT; from the coding sequence ATGAAGGCAAAGAATGAAACCGTCATCACTGAATTGATTCTCGTTGGATTCACCACGGACCCAAAGATAAATGCCGTGTTATTCATCTTATTTTTTCTCATCTACATAGTAACGTTTACcgggaacagcctcattataatTCTCATCATCATCAATGCCCAGTTACATAAACCCATGTATTTTTTCCTCTGTGTCTTATCCGTTCTTGATTTATGTTGTTCGACAACAGCTTTGCCAAAATTATTAGCCAATCTTGTCTCTAGTGAACCGGTGATCTCCGGCCTTTCTTGTGCCCTTCAGATCTACATCGTTCTTTTAGTCGAAGGCTCAGAGTATCAGCTTCTTGCAGTGATGGCTTATGATCGATATGTTGCCATATGCCGACCCCTCCACTATCCCATACTCATGCGTTGGGGCACTTGCTATAAGCTGGTGGCTCTAGTGTTCTTCATAAGCTTTTCTCTTTGTACCGTTCCATCACTTTTGTCTCCAATCATTATATGCTCTAACCATCTTAACCACTTCATGTGTGAGATGCTGGCCGTCCTAAAGTTATCATGCGAGAGCATCTCGTCCAGTGAACTCCAGAtattttccatcagttttatTATTCTTCTCCTTCCTCTTGTGCTGATCTTACTGTCCTATGCTCGTATCATAGTCTCTATACTAAAGATTCGCTCCGCAGGAAGGTCTAAGGCTTTTTCCACCTGTACGTCCCATCTAGCGGTGGTGGCTTTGTCCTTTGGGTCGGCAATGTTGATGTATTTTGGCCCCTCATCCATGTACTCTACAGATCAGGGGAAATACAGCTCCATATTTTATATAATTGTGTCTCCAATGTTGAACCCTCTCATCTACAGTCTCAGTAATCGAGAAGTTAAAGATACCTTGAAGAAGGTCCTCACCAAACTCAATACTTAA
- the LOC138795329 gene encoding olfactory receptor 2B6-like: protein MNAQLHKPMYFFLCVLSVLDLCYSTTSLPKLLANLISTKPVISGLSCAVQIYVILLVEGSECQLLAVMAYDRYVAICRPLHYPILMRWGTCYKLVALVFFISFSLCTVPSLLSPIIICSNHLNHFMCEMLAVLKLSCESISSSELQIFSISFITLLLPLLLILLSYARILASILKIRSAGRSKAFSTCTSHLAVVALYFGTAMLMYFGPASMYSTDQEKYSSIFYIIVSPMLNPLIYSLNNREVKDTVKKVIVKISH from the coding sequence ATGAATGCCCAGTTACATAAGCCCATGTATTTTTTCCTCTGTGTGTTATCCGTTCTTGACTTGTGTTATTCTACAACATCTTTGCCAAAATTATTAGCCAATCTAATTTCTACCAAACCGGTCATCTCCGGCCTTTCTTGTGCCGTTCAGATCTACGTCATCCTTCTAGTGGAAGGGTCGGAGTGTCAGCTTCTTGCAGTGATGGCTTATGATCGATATGTTGCCATATGCCGACCCCTCCACTATCCCATACTCATGCGTTGGGGCACTTGCTATAAGCTGGTGGCTCTAGTGTTCTTCATAAGCTTTTCTCTTTGTACCGTTCCATCACTTTTGTCTCCAATCATTATATGCTCTAACCATCTTAACCACTTCATGTGTGAGATGCTGGCCGTCCTAAAGTTATCATGCGAGAGCATCTCGTCCAGTGAACTCCAGAtattttccatcagttttatcactcttctccttcctcttctgcTGATCTTGCTGTCTTATGCTCGTATCCTAGCCTCTATACTAAAGATTCGCTCTGCGGGAAGGTCTAAGGCTTTCTCCACCTGTACGTCCCATCTAGCGGTGGTGGCTTTGTACTTTGGGACGGCAATGTTGATGTATTTTGGCCCCGCATCCATGTACTCTACAGATCAGGAGAAGTACAGCTCcatattttatattattgtgTCTCCGATGTTGAACCCTCTCATCTACAGTCTCAATAACCGGGAAGTTAAAGACACAGTCAAGAAAGTTATAGTAAAAATCTCTCATTAA